The Toxorhynchites rutilus septentrionalis strain SRP chromosome 3, ASM2978413v1, whole genome shotgun sequence genome includes a region encoding these proteins:
- the LOC129778208 gene encoding ERI1 exoribonuclease 2-like, translating into MSSSDLKSLFQLAKSVNAVETIYVGTNQNAHGSSKYSTQSFRYIIAMDFEATCWPKETQQWKANEIIEFPAVLLNFGNGKIESEFRQYVMPIENPRLSDFCRALTGIRQEDVNAGVPLHTCLFLFDKWLKQILSERKLVLPKTDANNQHGDVAFATWSDWDFGTCLHNECTRKQTKKPSYFEQWVDVRAMVTGINRHSKQLQQKQPLRKSVVG; encoded by the exons ATGAGCAGCTCTGATTTGAAATCACTGTTTCAGTTGGCGAA GTCGGTTAACGCGGTTGAAACTATTTATGTTGGCACTAATCAGAATGCGCACGGGAGCAGCAAGTATTCTACCCAATCATTCCGTTATATCATTGCGATGGACTTTGAAGCCACTTGCTGGCCCAAAGAGACTCAGCAGTGGAAAGCTAACGAAATAATAGAATTTCCGGCAGTGTTACTCAATTTTGGCAATGGGAAAATTGAGTCCGAATTCCGGCAGTATGTCATGCCGATCGAGAATCCTCGACTAAGCGACTTCTGCCGCGCGCTCACCGGAATTCGACAGGAAGATGTTAACGCAGGGGTTCCACTGCATACCTGCTTGTTTCTGTTCGATAAATGGTTAAAACAAATCCTATCCGAGCGGAAATTAGTTCTGCCAAAAACGGATGCGAACAATCAACATGGTGATGTGGCTTTTGCCACCTGGTCCGATTGGGATTTTGGTACATGTCTTCATAATGAATGTACCAGGAAGCAAACAAAGAAGCCCAGCTATTTCGAGCAATGGGTTGATGTGAGAGcaatggtgaccggaataaatcgccacagtaaacaactgcaacagaaacaaccgcttagaaaaagtgtagtaggctag
- the LOC129779961 gene encoding ERI1 exoribonuclease 2, translated as MNNFYLKPLPMGGARCNTNFSYIIALDFEATCWPGSPRQFKSSQEIIEFPAVLVNLKSGKIESEFHYYIKPTEIPQLSEFCLKLTGIRQQVVDAGISLNTCLTLFDQWLKRILSEKNLVLPKTDPSNPKGSVAFATWTDWDLSTYLKDECSRKGIQRQNYFNRWIDIRRIYGECYNRRSGNFIQSLNQLGIAFQGKQHSGIDDARNLSEMIARMARDGAKFYITKDLNPLY; from the exons atgaataatttttatttgaaaccaTTACCAATGGG TGGTGCAAGatgtaacacaaatttcagtTATATTATCGCGCTGGACTTCGAGGCTACCTGTTGGCCGGGATCGCCAAGACAATTTAAAAGCTCTCAAGAAATCATCGAGTTTCCGGCAGTTTTAGTTAATCTTAAAAGCGGTAAAATCGAGTCGGAATTCCATTATTACATTAAACCGACGGAAATACCTCAGCTTAGCGAGTTTTGTCTAAAACTTACCGGAATTCGTCAGCAAGTTGTGGACGCTGGCATTTCTCTGAATACATGTTTAACTCTCTTCGACCAATGGCTGAAACGAATACTTTCAGAGAAGAATCTTGTTTTGCCAAAAACAGATCCATCCAATCCTAAAGGGAGCGTAGCTTTCGCCACGTGGACTGACTGGGATTTGAGTACTTATCTCAAAGACGAATGCAGCAGAAAAGGAATACAAAGGCAAAATTATTTCAACCGATGGATCGACATAAGAAGAATTTACGGg GAGTGTTATAATCGTCGTTCTGGCAACTTCATACAATCGTTAAACCAACTAGGAATTGCGTTCCAAGGTAAACAACACAGTGGAATTGACGATGCAAGAAACCTATCTGAAATGATTGCACGAATGGCCAGAGATGGAGCCAAATTTTACATTACCAAGGATTTGAATCCGTTATATTAA